One genomic segment of Polyangia bacterium includes these proteins:
- the lolA gene encoding outer membrane lipoprotein chaperone LolA, which translates to MRAWLRVWPLVVCGAWWLRPAAATERLDVKTVVERVQRRYDAAADFHARFTQTLTNPTFNRTSTLTGEVSLKKPGRMRWDYRTPETKMYLADGDRLWLYEPEDQQAFKQELKSSQLPAALAFLTGKGKLAAEFDISFAEKPAYGSARDYVLRLQPKHAQPQLQTMMFVVDPDSFHVRESILVDGQGNVNDMQFADVKINGGVADAIFRWSPPAGVRIIDTGKMGGK; encoded by the coding sequence ATGCGAGCTTGGTTGCGAGTTTGGCCGCTCGTCGTCTGTGGCGCGTGGTGGTTGCGCCCGGCGGCCGCCACGGAACGACTGGACGTCAAGACGGTGGTCGAGCGAGTGCAAAGACGGTACGACGCCGCCGCTGACTTTCACGCGCGCTTCACCCAGACGCTGACCAACCCGACGTTCAACCGCACAAGCACGCTGACCGGCGAGGTCTCGCTGAAGAAACCGGGGCGCATGCGCTGGGACTACCGGACGCCCGAGACGAAGATGTACCTGGCCGACGGCGACCGGCTGTGGCTGTACGAGCCGGAGGATCAGCAGGCCTTCAAGCAGGAGCTGAAGTCGTCGCAGCTTCCGGCGGCGCTGGCGTTCCTCACCGGCAAAGGCAAGCTGGCCGCCGAGTTCGACATCAGCTTCGCCGAAAAGCCTGCCTACGGCAGCGCCCGCGACTATGTGCTGCGGCTGCAGCCCAAGCACGCCCAGCCGCAGCTACAGACCATGATGTTCGTCGTCGATCCGGACAGCTTTCACGTGCGCGAAAGCATCCTGGTCGACGGGCAGGGCAACGTCAACGACATGCAGTTCGCCGACGTGAAGATCAACGGCGGCGTGGCCGACGCCATCTTCCGCTGGTCGCCGCCGGCCGGCGTGCGGATCATCGACACCGGCAAAATGGGCGGCAAATAA
- a CDS encoding MBL fold metallo-hydrolase, translating to MALIRESFRVGVLGCNCSIVACPETKQALVVDPGDDAPTIIEALGRLGVEVVRLVHTHAHFDHIMGTGEVAAETGAEIVLHKDDRWLYDNLALQTATFGLPSVPAAPPPTRELDRDQTLTFGQREAHAIHTPGHTPGSTCFFVEAPGETPIVFAGDTLFRGSIGRTDLWGGSAPQIQSSIRERLFTLPDDTIVVAGHGPDTTIGAEKDGNPFVGLRRRTRG from the coding sequence GTGGCGCTGATTCGAGAATCGTTCCGCGTCGGCGTGCTGGGCTGCAACTGCAGCATCGTCGCCTGCCCGGAAACGAAGCAGGCGTTGGTGGTGGATCCCGGCGACGACGCGCCGACCATCATCGAGGCGCTTGGGCGCCTGGGCGTGGAGGTCGTTCGCCTGGTGCACACCCACGCGCACTTCGATCACATCATGGGCACCGGCGAGGTGGCCGCCGAGACCGGCGCGGAGATCGTCCTGCACAAGGACGACCGCTGGCTGTATGACAACCTGGCCCTGCAGACGGCGACGTTCGGGCTGCCTTCGGTGCCGGCCGCGCCGCCGCCCACCCGGGAGCTCGATCGCGATCAAACCTTGACCTTCGGCCAGCGCGAGGCCCACGCCATCCACACGCCCGGGCACACGCCGGGGTCGACCTGTTTCTTCGTCGAGGCGCCAGGCGAAACGCCCATCGTCTTCGCCGGCGACACGCTGTTTCGCGGATCGATCGGGCGCACCGATCTGTGGGGCGGCTCGGCGCCGCAAATTCAAAGCTCGATCCGGGAGCGGCTGTTCACCCTGCCCGACGACACCATCGTGGTGGCTGGCCATGGACCGGACACCACCATCGGCGCCGAAAAAGACGGCAACCCATTCGTGGGCCTGCGCCGCCGCACCCGGGGTTAG
- a CDS encoding bifunctional adenosylcobinamide kinase/adenosylcobinamide-phosphate guanylyltransferase, producing MFTFVTGGLRSGKSGYALSRASELGPPPWVYVAPSVEGDDELKGRLANHRRDHEASWKLLEAPAELPTIVDAIKGGGYGAMVIDRFTAWVQARIAGSDRAAERALLAEVEELADRLYRSPTPAVLVTMEIGLGHLSEGDPARRFISAVGQANQILVERAQSVVLMVSGVPLRMR from the coding sequence ATGTTCACCTTCGTGACCGGCGGGTTGCGCTCGGGAAAATCGGGATATGCGTTGAGCCGCGCGTCTGAACTCGGACCGCCGCCCTGGGTCTATGTCGCTCCATCGGTGGAAGGCGACGACGAGTTGAAGGGCCGCCTGGCCAACCACCGCCGCGACCATGAGGCCAGCTGGAAGCTGCTGGAGGCACCGGCGGAGCTTCCCACCATCGTCGATGCCATCAAGGGCGGCGGCTATGGCGCGATGGTCATCGATCGCTTCACCGCCTGGGTGCAGGCGCGCATCGCTGGCAGTGACCGTGCCGCCGAGCGCGCGCTGCTGGCCGAAGTTGAAGAGCTGGCCGATCGCCTGTACCGGTCGCCCACACCGGCGGTGCTGGTGACGATGGAGATCGGGCTCGGGCATTTGTCCGAAGGCGATCCGGCGCGGCGGTTCATCAGCGCCGTCGGACAGGCCAATCAAATCCTGGTTGAACGCGCCCAGTCGGTGGTCTTGATGGTCAGCGGCGTTCCTTTGCGCATGCGTTGA